In bacterium HR17, the following are encoded in one genomic region:
- the eno2 gene encoding Enolase 2 — MTIQQVHAREVLDSRGYPTVEAEVVLDNGAVGWAMVPSGASTGTHEATELRDGDLARWDGKGVLVAVHNINEHIAPALRGVPADVKAVDARLRELDGTPNKRRLGANAVLAVSLATARAVAYAHGLPLYRFIAELAGTTDRMALPTPMVNIVSGGLHAGGNLDMQDFLVIPLGATSFRQALDWVGKVYHTVKRLLREQGMTTLVADEGGFGPPLPDHEAVLRLLCEAVERVGLRQGDDVALAVDVAATHFYHDGHYVLRQEGRALSGDELVALLTEWCQRYPVLSVEDGCAEEDWDGWRKLTQRLGQRVQLLGDDLFVTNPERIRKGAAEGIANAVLIKVNQIGTLTETLEAMQAGWDAGYALVVSARSGETEDPFIADLAVGTGAGQIKIGSVARSERTAKYNQLLRIEERGALSYAGKQPFERLCRGA, encoded by the coding sequence ATGACCATTCAACAAGTGCACGCACGGGAAGTGTTGGATTCGCGGGGTTACCCGACAGTGGAAGCGGAAGTCGTTTTAGACAATGGTGCAGTCGGTTGGGCGATGGTGCCGTCGGGAGCGTCAACGGGCACGCATGAAGCGACGGAGTTGCGGGATGGCGATTTGGCGCGTTGGGACGGTAAGGGTGTGCTGGTGGCGGTGCACAACATCAATGAGCACATTGCCCCTGCGCTGCGGGGGGTGCCAGCGGATGTCAAGGCTGTGGATGCCCGATTGCGGGAACTGGATGGCACGCCAAACAAAAGGCGCTTAGGAGCAAATGCGGTTCTCGCTGTTTCGCTGGCGACGGCGCGCGCGGTCGCTTACGCTCACGGTTTGCCGCTCTACCGTTTCATCGCCGAATTGGCAGGCACGACGGACCGCATGGCGCTCCCGACGCCGATGGTCAACATCGTCAGCGGTGGCTTGCACGCAGGTGGCAATTTGGACATGCAAGACTTCCTCGTCATCCCGTTGGGCGCGACTTCGTTTCGGCAGGCGCTGGATTGGGTCGGCAAGGTTTACCACACGGTCAAGCGGTTGTTGCGCGAACAGGGCATGACAACTTTGGTCGCCGATGAAGGTGGATTCGGACCGCCCCTGCCAGACCACGAAGCGGTGTTGCGGTTGCTTTGTGAAGCCGTTGAACGAGTCGGGTTGCGACAGGGCGATGATGTAGCGTTGGCGGTGGATGTGGCGGCGACGCACTTTTACCACGATGGGCACTATGTGTTGCGTCAGGAAGGGCGCGCACTTAGCGGCGACGAACTGGTAGCGCTGTTGACGGAGTGGTGTCAGCGCTACCCTGTCCTCTCTGTGGAAGATGGCTGTGCAGAAGAGGATTGGGATGGGTGGCGGAAATTGACGCAGCGGTTGGGGCAACGGGTGCAACTTTTGGGTGATGACCTGTTCGTTACCAACCCAGAGCGCATCCGCAAGGGCGCCGCGGAAGGGATCGCGAACGCAGTGCTCATCAAGGTGAACCAGATCGGAACTTTGACGGAGACGCTGGAAGCCATGCAGGCTGGTTGGGACGCAGGCTATGCGTTAGTTGTCTCAGCGCGGTCAGGCGAGACCGAAGACCCGTTCATCGCCGATTTGGCTGTTGGGACGGGTGCGGGGCAAATCAAGATTGGCTCTGTCGCCCGCAGTGAGCGGACGGCGAAATACAATCAGTTGCTGCGGATAGAGGAGCGGGGGGCGTTGTCTTACGCGGGGAAGCAACCGTTTGAACGGTTGTGCAGGGGTGCGTAA